The sequence GGATGTCCTTCAGCGTCAGCTCTCCCAGCTCCGGCCCCAGGTAGCGCTTTGCTTCAATCTGACGCACCAGCGCCGCGTTCCCCACCAGCGACGCGACATCCACGCCCAGGTCCTTCGCCATCCGCTCCACCACCGTGTAGCGCTCCGGGTGCACCGCGCTCGAATCCAGCGGCTCCGGCCCTCGCACGCGCAGGAAGCCCGCGGCCTGCTCGAACGTCTTCGGCCCCAGGCCGCTGACTTTCAGCAGCTCCCGCCGCGTGGTGAAGCGCCCCTTCGCCGCCCGGTGCGCCACCAGCTTCTTCGCCAGCGATGGCCCCACTCCGGACACGTGCTCCAACAACTGCGGCGACGCCGTGTTCACGTCCACGCCCACCGCGTTCACGCACGAGTCCACGACCTCGCCCAGCTTCTTCTTGAGCAGGCCCTGGTCCACGTCGTGCTGGTACTGCCCCACCCCGATGCTCTTCGGGTCGATCTTCACCAGCTCCGCCAGCGGGTCCTGCAAGCGCCGGCCAATCGACACCGCCCCGCGCAGCGACACGTCCAGCTCCGGGAACTCCTCCCGCGCCACCTCCGACGCCGAGTAAATGGACGCGCCCTGCTCGCTCACCGACACCACGGGCACCTGCACGCCCATCGCCTTCAGCGTGTCCCGCGTGAAGAGCTCCGCCTCGCGGCTGCCCGTGCCATTGCCCACGGCGATGAGCTCCGGCTTGTGCTTGCGCACCACCGCCTCCAGCAGCTTCGCCGCGCGCGCCCGCTCGTCCGCGCTCCGCTCCGAGTAGAGCGTCGTCGTCTCCACCACCGTCCCCGTCGCGTCCAGCATCACCAGCTTGATGCCCGTGCGCAGCCCCGGATCCAACGCCAGCACCGCCCGAGCCCCGGCAGGCGCCGCCAGCAGCAGGTGCCGCAGGTTCTCTCCAAACACCCCGATGGCGCCCTTGTCCGCGCGCTCCTTCAGCTCCGCGCGCAGCTCCGACTCCAGCGACGGCCCCATCAGCCGGTCCCACCCGTCCTCCACCGCCGCGCGCAACTCCCCCGCGAACAGCGACTGCGGCCGCGTCACCACGCGCGCGCTGAAGAGCCCCTTCACCTCGTCATCCGGCAGCCCCAGCTTCACCTTCAGCACGCCCTCCTCCTCGCCGCGCAACAGCGCCAGCACGCGGTGGGACGGGGCCTGCGACAGCGGCTCCTCGTGGCCGTAGTAGTTCTCGAACTTGGTCGTCTCACCCTTCTTCGCGGGCACCACGTCCGAGCGCAGCGTGCCCCGCTTCGTGCACAGGTCGCGGGCCTCGCGGCGCAGCTTCGCGTCCTCCGCCACCCGCTCCGCGCAGATGTCGCGCGCGCCCGCCAGCGCCTGCGCCACGTCCGCCACGCCCTTGTCCGCGTTCACGTAGGGCTTCACGCGCGCGTCCAGGTTCTCCCCGCGCTGGCCCTCCTGCTTCCACACCAGGTCCGCCAGCGGCTCCAGCCCCTTCTCCCGGGCGATGGCCGCGCGCGTGCGGCGCTTGGGCTTGTACGGCAGGTACAGGTCCTCCAGCTCCGCGCGCGTGCGTGCCGCGTCGAGCGCCTTCTTCAGCTCCGGCGTCAGCTTCCCCTGCTCCTCGATGCTGCGCAGGATGGTGTCGCGCCGCCCGTCCAGCTCCGCCCGCTCCGTGGCCCGGTCCAGGATGGCCTGGATTTGGACCTCGTCCAGGCCTCCCGTGGCCTCCTTGCGGTAGCGCGCGATGAAGGGGACCGTGCCTCCCTCTTCGTGCAGTGCGAGGGTCCGGTCCACCTGCTCCGGCTTGATGCCCAGCTCCTGGGCCAACGCGGCGGCATAGACGTGCATGGCGCCCGTCTATACCCCGGTCCGCCCGCGCCTCCCAGAGACGCGCTGCTTGCCTACTGGCGCACCAGCCGGATGGCGTCCAACGCCACGTTGTAGCCCGTGCTCGCCGCGTTCTTCCCAACAGTCGTGAACGTGAACACCTGGGGCTCCAGGTCCGTGAACGTCACCGTCCCCAGCTCTGCTTCCGCGAACTGCGTGGTGGCGGAGTACTCGTCCCGCGTCCCGCCCACCGCCACCCCGTTCACGTCCAGGCGGTACTGCCCCCGCCCGCTGTTGCGCTTGGTCCGCACCCGCACCGCGAACGTGCCCACCGTGCGAGGATAGAGCGTGTACGTCACCTTCGCGCCCACCGCGTTCGTGTTGTGGTAGCGGATGCCGCCCAGCTCCGGACCGGACTCCACGCCGGTGGACGACGCGTCCGGGGTGCTCGTCGGCTTCAGGTTCTCCGCCTGGTACACCAGCGCCCTCGCGTCGTGCTCCACCGCGCGCCCCAGCCGCTTCTGCGTCTGGTCCACGTACAGCGACTGCGGCACCAGCTCGTTCCCGGACTGCGTCACCTCCGCGAAGTCCGCCGGAGCCGTCTTCGTCGTCACGGACACGTCCACGCCCGTCGCGCTGCCGCGCATCCCAATCACATACCCCTGCCCGTACTGCTGCGAGCGCACCACGCTGGAGCCTCCGTACGCCGGCGCCTTTGCCCCGTTCGTGTTCCAGAACACGCTCTCCGTCGTCGTCACGCCGTGGCTCGTCGTGCCGTAGGGCGAGCGGTCCGCCGCCTCGAAGCGCTCCTGGTACAGCGTCGTGTTGTCCACCAGGTTCGCCGCGCTCAGGTGCATGTGGAAGTCAGACACCTTCTCGCCGTTGGACACGCGGTTGTTGAACAGCACGTTGCCGGTGGTGTGCATGGAGCGGAAGTCGAAGTTGTGCCGCCCGCCGTACGCCACGCTGTCCTTGAACAGGCTGTCGCTGCCACGAATGGAGAACAGGTACCCGTTTCCGCCCCCGCCCTTGTACTGGGGCTTGTTGATTTCACACGCCTCCACCGTGATGTTGCGCGCGTAGTTCAGGTCGATGCCGTTGGACGTCACGTGCACGTCCTGCGTGTTGGACGCAGGCCGGTAGGAACTGACGCCGCGCACCCAGCCGTCCACCACGTGGTTCATCAGGAGCGCCGTGGACTCGTGCACCTGGTACCCGCCCGTGCCCTGCACCGAGTAGTCCTCCTCCGCCATGCCCGGCGTGGGGTTCTCCCGCATGCCGATGGCCAGGTGCTCCACGCCCACCTCCGACAGGTGCGCGGGCACGCGGTACACCCGCGCGTTGTCGCGCATCAGCAGCCCCTGGCGCAGCGGGATGTCCAGCGTCAGCGTCCGCGTGGCCGCGTCCACCGCCACCACCTGCCGGTAGAACGCGGGCCCGGGCAGCGACGTCCACGTCGTGCCCATGTTGAGCTCGCCGCTGCGCGCCGCCGTCAGGTCCGCGCGCACCACCAGCCAGGTGCCCACGGTGTAGCCCGTCACGCTCGCCACCTGGATGCGCGTCGCCTGGTTGGGCGCGTCCTGCGTGAGCGCCGTCGCCGCGGTCGAAGCGGACGTCCAGGACACCGTCGTGTCGCGCGGGCCCACCTGCACCACGCGCTTGCTGCGCATGTCCGTCGCGGAGTTGTAGAGGAACGTCGCCGTCGCACCCTGCCCTCGCAGCACCACGTTGCTGTGATGGATGAGCAGCGCGTACGGCTTGCCCGAGGGCGGCGCCACCCGGTACGTGCCCCGGGGCAGGTACACCACCCCGCCGCCCGCCACCGCCCCGGCGTCGTCAATCGCCTGCTGCAGCACCGCCGTCACGTCCGCCCCGCCCGTGTTGTCCGCGAAGTACGGCGCCTGCGTCACGTCCAGCACCCGGTCCATCCGCACCGGCGGCTCCGCCTGCCGCATCCGGTAGCCCGCGTAGGAGAAGTCATGCAGGAACCGCGACGGCGTGCCCGGCTGCGAGTACCCCGGCGTCCACGTCGACGGATACAGCACGCTGCGCCAGGGCGCCGCGTCGGCCACCCCCACGGCGGCAATCAGCCCCGCCCCCAGCAGTCCCTGCCATCCCTTGCGCGCGCCCACGGTGTGCTCCTTCCCGGTGTCGGGTCCGGCCTCCCTGCAATGGAAGACCCATCCAAGGAAATCAGCACAAACGAGTAAAAACCAGAAGCCCCTCTGTATACAAAAAGGCCGCGAGGGGAGTGCCCCACGCGGCCCTTCGCTTCACTTCATGGCCGTCCGGCTCAGGCCGGCTGGATGTCGCTGTTCTTCACGCGGAAGGTGTGCGTGGTGAACTTCGCCTCCAGCTCGCTGTCCGCGCGCTTGGAGTAGTCCTTGGCCACCTCGGCGGCGGGGATGAGGTGGAAGGTGGCCAGCGTCTCATCCGCCTTCACCTCCACCATCACGAAGCCGTGCGAGTCCGCGTCCGCGAAGCGCATGCCCGGGTTGGACCGGGTGAGCGTCTGCTCCATCTCCGTGACGGCGTGCTGGTACACCGGCGCCCCCGTCGCGTAGCCCGCGCCAATCAGCGCCAGGCTGGCCAGGCTCTTGATGGAGCCGGAGGTGATGCCCGGCGCGGTCAGCATGGGCACGCCCTCCTCCACCGACGCGAACGACGCGTGGATGTCCCCGGAGATGAACAGCGTGTTCTGCACGCCCTGCGCCTTGAGCGTGTTGAGCATCACCTTCTTCTTCGTGGGGAAGCCGTCCCACTGGTCCACGCTGAAGTAGAAGCGCTGGCGCAGCGTCGGGTCGCTGATGTCCGCCTGCTGCCGGAAGTCCCAGATGAGCGCCGACAGCGACGTGGAGCTCACCACCATCTTCCAGGTGTTCTGCGCCGTGGCGAGCGTCTCCTGGAACCACTTCTCCTGCGCGGGGCCGAACACGTCCTCGCTCTTGCCCCCGGTCTGCTGGTACTTCACCGCCGCGAACAGGTCGAAGGTGTCCTTCACCACCACGTAGCGCGAGCCCTGGATGTTGAAGAGCGCCGCCTTGCCCATGTGCGCGTACGCCAGGCCCCGGGGCATGTCCGCCGTGGGCGTGATCTGCAGCGCCTTGTTCACCGCTGCCAGCACCTGGTTCACGTAGTAGAGCGCCAGCGGGCCCGCCACCCACTTCGCCGCCTTCACCGCGGCCTCCGCGTCCGTCAGGCCCGCGGCCTTCGCCTGGCTCACGTACACGCCCTGGAGCACCTTCTTCTGGGCCGCGTACGCCGCGTCGTCGATGTTCACGTACGCGAACGTGTCCGTCCGGAACGTGGCCTTCACCGCTTCCGGCTGGTCCTGGAGCGCCGCGCTCAGCAGCGGGTGCTCCAGCGCCACGGTGCCCGGATACCCGTCCTCCGGGATGAGGTGGTCCGGCCGGTAGCTGCGGTAGTCCGTCACCAGCAGCTTCAGGTGCCGGCCGTACTCGAAGTCACGGTAGATGCGCGAGTTGGGGAAGCGCGGCTCCTGGGCCACGTCGATGGCGCCTTCGGGCGACTGCACCGTGTCCAGCGGGATGTACTCCAGGAAGGCCTGCTCCGCGTTGAGCTTGCGGTTCTCCTGCGTCTCGTCCCGCTTGCCGTCCTCGTACGTGGCCACGTCCTGCCAGCAGTCGTCGGAGAACTCGTGGTCGTCCCAGACGATGATGAACGGGTAGCGCTCGTGCACCGCCTGCAGCTGCTTGTCCGTGCGGACGTTCTTGTAAAGGTCGCGGTAGTTGGACAGCGAGTTCGCCGCGAGGAACGCGGTGACGCCCGAGCCCTGCGGCAGGGCCTCTTCCGGCGCGCTGAAGCGCACGGCCCGGCCGCCGTCGCCGGACTGGAAGGACGTGTCGCCCGTCGTCTCGTAGACGTAGTCGCCCAGGAACACGACGAAGTCCAGGTCCGCGTCCAGCTGCAGCAGCCGCTGCCAGGCGTTGTAGTAGCGGCCAATGAAGTCCTGGCAGCTGGCGAAGACGAACTTCACCGGCACGTCATCCCCCGCCGCCGGCGCGGTGCGCGTGCGCCCCACGCGCGTGGTGTGCCGCTGGCCGTCCTTCTCGTAGCTGAAGCGGTAGTAGTACGTCGTGCGCGGGGACAGCCCCGTGACCTTCACCTTCACCGCGTGGTCGTGCTCCGCGAGCGCCCGCAGGTCCGTCTTCTCCACCACCAGCGTCTTGAAGTCCTCCGCCGGGGAGACCTCCAGCCGCAGGGGCAGGTCCTCACCGGCGCGGGCCGTGTCCTCCACGCGCACCCACAACACCACGCTGTCCGGGCGCGGGTCCCCCGACGCCAGCGACTGCGGGAAGTAGGGCGAGCCAGCCGAGCCCTCCGGCGTCTCGGCGTCGTCGTCGGAGCAGCCAAAGGTCGTCGTCGCCGCGACAGCAACCACGGCTTGCAGGAACGTGCGGCGTTTGAAGGGGTTGAACAAGGCGATGGACTCCAGCGGGAAGCGGGGGTGAAGGCGCTTCCAGAGCGCGCAGTCTAGAGGCGCTCCTCCCTCCACACGAAACATCCCGGCGACAGCCCGGTGATGACGGTGCGCGTCACGCGCCCAATCCCTCTCACGGTGAAGAAAAAGGGGCCGGCCCCATCGCTGGGAACCGGCCCCCTTCCGCTTCACCCGCCGCGCCGCTCCCCCCGGAGGTACGCGGCGGGCCCATGCTCACGAGCCGTGCGGGACTACTTCACGGCCTTCACGCGCGGGCGCTTCTCGCCTTCCGCGGGCTCGCTGGCTTCCGCCGCCGGAGCCGCCGCGGCCGCGGGCTTGCCGATGCCGTACTTCTCCAGCACCAGGCCCTCGACCTCCTTGTAGGTCTCCGGGTGCTCGCGCAGGTACTCCTTCGCGTTCTCCCGGCCCTGGCCGATGCGCTCTCCCTTGAAGGAGAACCAGCTGCCGCTCTTCTCGATGATGTTCTCGTTGGAGGCGAGGTCGATGAGGTCGCCCTCCTTCGAGATGCCCGCGCCGTACATGATGTCGAACTCGACTTCCTTGAACGGCGGCGCCACCTTGTTCTTCACGACCTTCACGCGGGTGCGGCTGCCCACCACGTTCTCGCCGTTCTTGATGGCGCCCACGCGGCGGATGTCCATGCGCTGCGACGCGTAGAACTTCAGCGCGTTGCCGCCCGTCGTGGTCTCCGGGTTGCCGAACATCACGCCAATCTTCATGCGGATCTGGTTGATGAAGATGACGCAGGTCTGGCTCTTGGAGATGGTGCCCGTGAGCTTGCGCAGGGCCTGGCTCATGAGGCGCGCCTGCACGCCCATGTGCGCGTCACCCATCTCACCCTCGAGTTCCGCCTTCGGCACGAGCGCGGCCACCGAGTCCACCACCAGCACGTCGATGGCGCCGGAGCGCACGAGCATCTCCGCGATTTCGAGGCCCTGCTCACCGGTGTCCGGCTGGGACAGGAGCAGGTCGTCGGTGCGCACGCCCAGCTTGCGCGCGTAGCCCACGTCCATCGCGTGCTCGGCGTCGATGTAGCCGCACACGCCGCCCTTCTTCTGGGCCTCGGCGACGATGTGGAGGCACAGCGTCGTCTTGCCGGAGGACTCCGGCCCGAAGATTTCGATGATGCGTCCGCGCGGCACGCCGCCCACGCCCAGGGCGATGTCGAGCGAAGTGGACCCCGTCGAAATGGCCTGGACGTCCTTCATCATGGGCTCGTCGTTGCCGAGCCGCATGATGGACCCCTTGCCGAACTGGCGCTCCACCGCGGCCAGCGCCAACTCGATCGCCTTTTCCTTCTCCTGATTCACGGCCATTTCTCGTCGCTCCTTGGAAGAGTGGACCACCCCGGTCCACCTGAACGCGCTTTTAGTACGCGATGGGTAGACCCTAGTCCACCCCTCTGACATCCGTTTCGGGTCCTGGCGGTCAGCTCTTGCGCAGGGCAGCCAGGAAGGCGGCCACCAGCCCGCCCAATCCAGCGGCCCAACCCGCCGGAACGTCCGGCACCAGCACCATCCCCAACCCGACCCCGGACACCACGGTCAGCAGCGCCAGGGCTCCGCGATACAGGGGAGAGCCCACGGCGGCAACCGTCAGCAGGGTCAGGGACAGCAGGGTCAAAAGCCCCTGCAGGATGAGCAGCCCGCCAGGCACGACGGCGCCCGTGAGCCCCAGCACCACCTGGAGGGCCAGCGCGCCCAGCCCCACCGCCAGCGCCGGGAAGGGGCCCCCCGGAGGAGGCGACAGCCGGGTGCCCGGGACGGGGGCGTTCTTCAGGTGCTCCAGGTCCTCCGGGCGCACCTCCAGCGCGTAGGGGAAGCCCAGCGCCAGCAGCGACTCCACCGCCGTGGCGCGGCAGGAGCGCCCGTCCGCGTCCACCAGCCCGTCCAGGTTGCCCCCCTCCAGCAGCCGGTGGAAGGCGTCCGCCTCCGGCCGTCCCCCGCCCTGCGCCGCCATCTCCTCCAGGAGCTGGTTGAGGTTCCAGGCCAGCCGCTGCCGCTCCTCGCCCTCCGCGCGCCGGGCCTGCTGCGCCAGCAGGTACATGGGCAGCGGCGAGTCCGTGGGCGGGGTGGGCGTGCCGCCCTGCGCCGGAGGCTCCCAGGCCGCCAGGTCCGACGGAGCCTCCACCTCCCCTCCAGGGTGGGGGGCGGGTGTGCGCGAACGTGGGCGGAAAGCATCGGACACGGTGGCGAAACTGTAACCGGGGCGCGGCGTGGGGTTCAAAGTGGGTGCGGCCCGCAACTTCCAAAGGGCAACGGGCCCCGCGCCGGGGGTGGCGGAAAAGAAGAAGCCCGGGCCCCCGTGAAGGGAGTCCGGGCTCTTTCAGAGCTTCAGGCGCGAAGGCCGTGAAGCGCTACTCGACGGTCACGCTCTTGGCCAGGTTGCGGGGCTGGTCCACGTCGTTCCCGCGCATCTCCGCCACGTGGTACGCGAGCAACTGGAGCGGGATGGTGGCCACCACCGGCGCGAGCAGCGCGCAGGCGGCGGGGATGCGGATGACGTGGTCGGCCAGGCTGTCCGCCTGGTTGTCGTCCTCGTCGAGGATGGCGATGACCTTGCCGCCGCGCGCGCGGACCTCCTCGATGTTGCCGATGATCTTCTCGTAGGCGATGTGCGGCTGCTTCGGCGCGATGACCACGACGGGCATCTTCTCGTCGATGAGCGCGATGGGGCCGTGCTTCATCTCACCGCCCGCGTAGCCCTCCGCGTGGATGTAGGAAATCTCCTTCAGCTTGAGCGCGCCCTCCAGCGCCACCGGGTGCATGGGGCCGCGGCCGAGGAAGAGGAAGTCCTGCGCGTTCATGAACTCGCGCGCGACGCGCTTCACCTGCGGCTCGCACTTGAGGACGTCCTCGATCATCTTCGGCACCTGGGTCAGGTGCGTCAGGTGCTCCTGCGCACCCTCCACGGACAGCGTGCCGCGCATGCGGCCCAGCTTCACCGCCAGCAGGTACAGCGTCACGAGCTGCGTGGTGAACGCCTTCGTGGACGCGACGCCAATCTCCGGGCCCGCGTTCGTGAGGACGTGCAGGTTCGCCTCGCGCGTCATCGCGCTGCCGATGACGTTGCAGATGGCCATGGTGTGCGCGCCCAGCCGCTTCGCTTCCTTGAAGGCCGCGAGCGTGTCCGCCGTCTCACCGGACTGGCTGATGGCGATGACCAGGTGGCTCTTCTCCACGATGGGGTCGCGGTAGCGGAACTCGCTGGCGAGCTCCACTTCCACCGGCAGGCGCGCCAGCGATTCAATCATGTGCTTGCCGGCCACGCCCGAGTGCCAGGACGTGCCGCAGGCCAGGATGGTGACCTTGGTGAAGGACTGGACCTGCTCCTGCGTGAGGTTCCAGGTCTCGAAGTGGACGTCGCCCTCGGTGAGGAGCATCCGGCCGCGCAGCGTGTCCGCGATGGCGCGGGGCTGCTCGTGGATCTCCTTGTGCATGAAGTGCTTGTAGCCGCCCTTCTCCGCCATCATCGGCGTCCAGTCGATGCGGCGCGTGGGGCGGTTCACCAGCTTCCCGTCGCGGTTGAAGATGTCGACCTTGGCGGCGGTGACGACGGCGAGGTCACCCTCCTCCATGTAGACGAAGTCACGCGTGTGCTCGAGCAGCGCCGGCACGTCGCTGGCGATGAAGTTCTGGCCCTGGCCCAGACCCAGCACCATGGGCGACGCGTCCTTCGTGCACACGATGCGGCCCGGGTCGTTGGAGCAGACCACCACGAGGCCGTAGGTGCCCTTCACCTGCTTGATGGCCGCGCGCACGGCGTCCGGCAGGTCCACGCCGCGCTCCACCTCCGCGGAGATGAGGTGCGCGAACACTTCCGAGTCCGTCTCCGACGAGAAGACGTGGCCGCGCGCGCGCAGCTCCGCCTTGAGCGCCAGGTGGTTCTCGATGATGCCGTTGTGCACCACCGCCACGTTCTTGTACGTGTGCGGGTGGGCGTTCTCGTCGGAGGGACGGCCGTGCGTCGCCCAGCGCGTGTGGCCGATGCCGGTGGTGCCCTTCGGCAGGTCCTGCACCACGCGGTTCTCCAGGTTGCGCAGCTTGCCCGTGGCGCGCACCACGTTGAGCTGGTTGCCACCCACCACCGCGACACCCGCGGAGTCATAGCCCCGGTACTCGAGCTTCTTCAGACCCGACACCAGGATGGGAGCAGATTCCTTGTCACCGACGTAGCCAACAATCCCGCACATGTTCTTCCTGCCTCTTTCTCGTCCCGCGGCCGCCGGAGCAAACCACGGGAATCCCGTTCACGCCCAACACGCCCAACCCCGCCCCGCCGACCGAACAGCAGGCGAGCACTCTTGCTAACCAGCCTTCACCTTCGTCTGCCGTGCCTTCTTGGCCGCCACCCAACCCTCCTTCACCACCTGTGGCGCACGGGACACAGCGAGGCTCCCAGGAGGCACATTTTTCGTCACCGTGGTGCCCGCGCCGACATACCCGCCGTCCCCCACCTTCACCGGCGCCACCAGCTGGCTGTCCGAGCCGATGAACACGCCATCGCCCAGTTCAGTCAGGTGCTTGTTCACCCCGTCATAGTTACAGGTGATGGTGCCCGCGCCGATGTTGCAGCCCGCGCCGATGTTCGCGTCGCCCAGGTAAGTCAGGTGGTTGGCCTTGCTGCCCTTGCCGATGCGGGCCTTCTTCGTCTCCACGAAGTTCCCCAGATGCACTTCCTCTGCCAACTCCGTGGCGGGGCGCAGCCGGGAGAACGGGCCGATGATGCACCGCTCACCCACACGCGCCTCCTCCAGCACGGAGTAGGGCTTGATGTGGGTGCCATCCGCCACGTGGGAGGCCGTGAGCACGCTGCCCTGGCCGATGATGACGCCCTTCCCGATGACGGTGCCGGCCATCAGCGACACGCTGGGGCCTACTTCCGTATCGGTGCCGATGGTGATGCCCTCTTCGATGTACGCGGTGGCCGGATCCTGGATGGACACGCCCGCGCGCATGTGGACTTCGTTGATGCGCTGCTGGAGGACGCGGGCGCGCGCCGCCAGCTCCACCTTGTCGTTCACGCCCGCGGTCTCCGTGGCGTCCGCGTCCACCGCGCCCACGGGGCCCACCTTGGCGGCCATCTCCACCAGGTCGGTGAGGTAGTACTCGCCCTGCGCGTTGACGGGTTTGATCTCCGCCAGCGCCTTCCAGAGGAAGGCCGCGTCCACGGAGTAGATGCCCGCGTTGCACTCCTTCACCGCGCGCTGCTCCGGGGTGCAGTCCTTGTGCTCCACGATACGGGAGACCTTGCCACCCTCGCGGATGACGCGGCCGTAGCCGGTGGGGTCCTCCAGCGTGGTGGACACCAGCGCCAGCACCCCGCCCGCCGCGTCGTGCGCGGACAGGAGCGCCTGGAGCGTCTCCTTGCGCAGGAGCGGCACGTCTCCGTAGAGGATGAGCACGCGGCCGTCATGGCCCTTGAGCGCGTCCTCTGCCGCCTTCACCGCGTCCGCCGTGCCGCGCTGCTCCTTCTGGAGCGCGAAGCGCAGGGGCGCGTCCGGGAAGTGGGCGCGGATGGACTTCTCCACCTCCGCGGCCTGATGTCCCACCACCGGCACCACGTGCGTGGCGCCCAGTTCCAGGGCCCGCTTCAAGGGATACGCGCAGAGGGGACGGCCGAGGATGGGGTGAAGGACCTTGGCCTTCTCCGACTTCATCCGCGTGCCCTTGCCCGCGCACAGCACAACCGCCGCCAGAGCTGTCATATGCGGCGGAGAATTAGGGAGCGCCGATCAACTCGTCAACCGCGTCCGGGCGTCAAACCTGATCGCGGAGCTTCCGGAGGGGGCCGGGCGCTGACTGCTACACACAACGTGTTGCATTGGACCGTGATGCCGAAGCGCGGCTTGTAGAACGTCGTCAGCCGCGCCGGAGTGGAGGCCGCGGTCGGAACGGACGCCGGGCTTTCCACGGGGTTCGGAGGACTCATAAGCACCGCCCGTTGCTGCACATGGCTCAAGAGTGCCCCGGCTCCGCTCACAATCCAAGGAAAAAAATGTTGTCTTGTTGAAACCCTGGTCCGGGCGCGGTGCATGGTGCATTA comes from Corallococcus macrosporus and encodes:
- the recA gene encoding recombinase RecA, whose amino-acid sequence is MAVNQEKEKAIELALAAVERQFGKGSIMRLGNDEPMMKDVQAISTGSTSLDIALGVGGVPRGRIIEIFGPESSGKTTLCLHIVAEAQKKGGVCGYIDAEHAMDVGYARKLGVRTDDLLLSQPDTGEQGLEIAEMLVRSGAIDVLVVDSVAALVPKAELEGEMGDAHMGVQARLMSQALRKLTGTISKSQTCVIFINQIRMKIGVMFGNPETTTGGNALKFYASQRMDIRRVGAIKNGENVVGSRTRVKVVKNKVAPPFKEVEFDIMYGAGISKEGDLIDLASNENIIEKSGSWFSFKGERIGQGRENAKEYLREHPETYKEVEGLVLEKYGIGKPAAAAAPAAEASEPAEGEKRPRVKAVK
- a CDS encoding alkaline phosphatase D family protein, producing the protein MFRVEGGAPLDCALWKRLHPRFPLESIALFNPFKRRTFLQAVVAVAATTTFGCSDDDAETPEGSAGSPYFPQSLASGDPRPDSVVLWVRVEDTARAGEDLPLRLEVSPAEDFKTLVVEKTDLRALAEHDHAVKVKVTGLSPRTTYYYRFSYEKDGQRHTTRVGRTRTAPAAGDDVPVKFVFASCQDFIGRYYNAWQRLLQLDADLDFVVFLGDYVYETTGDTSFQSGDGGRAVRFSAPEEALPQGSGVTAFLAANSLSNYRDLYKNVRTDKQLQAVHERYPFIIVWDDHEFSDDCWQDVATYEDGKRDETQENRKLNAEQAFLEYIPLDTVQSPEGAIDVAQEPRFPNSRIYRDFEYGRHLKLLVTDYRSYRPDHLIPEDGYPGTVALEHPLLSAALQDQPEAVKATFRTDTFAYVNIDDAAYAAQKKVLQGVYVSQAKAAGLTDAEAAVKAAKWVAGPLALYYVNQVLAAVNKALQITPTADMPRGLAYAHMGKAALFNIQGSRYVVVKDTFDLFAAVKYQQTGGKSEDVFGPAQEKWFQETLATAQNTWKMVVSSTSLSALIWDFRQQADISDPTLRQRFYFSVDQWDGFPTKKKVMLNTLKAQGVQNTLFISGDIHASFASVEEGVPMLTAPGITSGSIKSLASLALIGAGYATGAPVYQHAVTEMEQTLTRSNPGMRFADADSHGFVMVEVKADETLATFHLIPAAEVAKDYSKRADSELEAKFTTHTFRVKNSDIQPA
- a CDS encoding Tex family protein; this encodes MHVYAAALAQELGIKPEQVDRTLALHEEGGTVPFIARYRKEATGGLDEVQIQAILDRATERAELDGRRDTILRSIEEQGKLTPELKKALDAARTRAELEDLYLPYKPKRRTRAAIAREKGLEPLADLVWKQEGQRGENLDARVKPYVNADKGVADVAQALAGARDICAERVAEDAKLRREARDLCTKRGTLRSDVVPAKKGETTKFENYYGHEEPLSQAPSHRVLALLRGEEEGVLKVKLGLPDDEVKGLFSARVVTRPQSLFAGELRAAVEDGWDRLMGPSLESELRAELKERADKGAIGVFGENLRHLLLAAPAGARAVLALDPGLRTGIKLVMLDATGTVVETTTLYSERSADERARAAKLLEAVVRKHKPELIAVGNGTGSREAELFTRDTLKAMGVQVPVVSVSEQGASIYSASEVAREEFPELDVSLRGAVSIGRRLQDPLAELVKIDPKSIGVGQYQHDVDQGLLKKKLGEVVDSCVNAVGVDVNTASPQLLEHVSGVGPSLAKKLVAHRAAKGRFTTRRELLKVSGLGPKTFEQAAGFLRVRGPEPLDSSAVHPERYTVVERMAKDLGVDVASLVGNAALVRQIEAKRYLGPELGELTLKDILAELEKPSRDPRGDFTAHATRDDLRSLEDVKEGMVLQGVVTNVTAFGAFVDVGVHQDGLVHVSQLAARFIKDPSEVAKVGDRLTVKVLSVDLARKRLALSVRAVLEGGAPQPSGKPAQAARPSAPPPQQQRPAQKPVNQAPAQPKKPEPFNNPFSKLKR
- the glmS gene encoding glutamine--fructose-6-phosphate transaminase (isomerizing), which gives rise to MCGIVGYVGDKESAPILVSGLKKLEYRGYDSAGVAVVGGNQLNVVRATGKLRNLENRVVQDLPKGTTGIGHTRWATHGRPSDENAHPHTYKNVAVVHNGIIENHLALKAELRARGHVFSSETDSEVFAHLISAEVERGVDLPDAVRAAIKQVKGTYGLVVVCSNDPGRIVCTKDASPMVLGLGQGQNFIASDVPALLEHTRDFVYMEEGDLAVVTAAKVDIFNRDGKLVNRPTRRIDWTPMMAEKGGYKHFMHKEIHEQPRAIADTLRGRMLLTEGDVHFETWNLTQEQVQSFTKVTILACGTSWHSGVAGKHMIESLARLPVEVELASEFRYRDPIVEKSHLVIAISQSGETADTLAAFKEAKRLGAHTMAICNVIGSAMTREANLHVLTNAGPEIGVASTKAFTTQLVTLYLLAVKLGRMRGTLSVEGAQEHLTHLTQVPKMIEDVLKCEPQVKRVAREFMNAQDFLFLGRGPMHPVALEGALKLKEISYIHAEGYAGGEMKHGPIALIDEKMPVVVIAPKQPHIAYEKIIGNIEEVRARGGKVIAILDEDDNQADSLADHVIRIPAACALLAPVVATIPLQLLAYHVAEMRGNDVDQPRNLAKSVTVE
- a CDS encoding glycosyl hydrolase family 28-related protein, coding for MGARKGWQGLLGAGLIAAVGVADAAPWRSVLYPSTWTPGYSQPGTPSRFLHDFSYAGYRMRQAEPPVRMDRVLDVTQAPYFADNTGGADVTAVLQQAIDDAGAVAGGGVVYLPRGTYRVAPPSGKPYALLIHHSNVVLRGQGATATFLYNSATDMRSKRVVQVGPRDTTVSWTSASTAATALTQDAPNQATRIQVASVTGYTVGTWLVVRADLTAARSGELNMGTTWTSLPGPAFYRQVVAVDAATRTLTLDIPLRQGLLMRDNARVYRVPAHLSEVGVEHLAIGMRENPTPGMAEEDYSVQGTGGYQVHESTALLMNHVVDGWVRGVSSYRPASNTQDVHVTSNGIDLNYARNITVEACEINKPQYKGGGGNGYLFSIRGSDSLFKDSVAYGGRHNFDFRSMHTTGNVLFNNRVSNGEKVSDFHMHLSAANLVDNTTLYQERFEAADRSPYGTTSHGVTTTESVFWNTNGAKAPAYGGSSVVRSQQYGQGYVIGMRGSATGVDVSVTTKTAPADFAEVTQSGNELVPQSLYVDQTQKRLGRAVEHDARALVYQAENLKPTSTPDASSTGVESGPELGGIRYHNTNAVGAKVTYTLYPRTVGTFAVRVRTKRNSGRGQYRLDVNGVAVGGTRDEYSATTQFAEAELGTVTFTDLEPQVFTFTTVGKNAASTGYNVALDAIRLVRQ